One Mastacembelus armatus chromosome 10, fMasArm1.2, whole genome shotgun sequence DNA window includes the following coding sequences:
- the LOC113144695 gene encoding protocadherin gamma-A2-like, translated as MRDLGIMSTVDLNLKTCFIMHRRIQLKWVMHLVFFIFLEVSYGEVRYVLPEEMQQGSVIGNIARDLRLEVTELDARRARVLAEGTSQLCELDTASGNLLISQRIDREELCAQVSTCVLQYQLLLEEPLQAYSLVLDITDINDNSPVFAAGEITLDLVESTILGRRFPLESAHDPDLGTNSLREYKLSPNDHFALEMSTQINGNTYPELVLKKALDREAQAEHVLKINGIDGGNPVRSGTASIHIRVLDANDNVPVFSQRVYKASVPENSAIGTVIATLNATDSDEGVYGEITFSFSHLSDKMGGVMEIDPLTGQVRVAGLIDYEEASTHELDVQAKDGGGQASHCKLIIDVIDVNDNEPVIEIKSASANVAEDSKPGTMVALINIYDLDTGSSGRVTCTVSDDVPFRFVSEVKNYYMLVTDGLLDRELQPEYNITVIASDAGSPSLSSLKVLTIVINDINDNPPTFAQSQYNAHILENQPVGTFVMKVKAVDTDDGSNAKIMYQISKDTNSEASSFLTINSETGELFTSRLFDYEQSVHFQIKVTARDGGDPPLSSTCTINVFIKDQNDNSPVVLYPVQTSGFIAEDMVPAEAPRGYLVTKVVAVDADSGHNAWLSYRIIRATRPNLFIVGLHTGEIRTVRAFVEDEEAKQTVVVLVTDNGAEPLSATATVSIVIGDGLPVLNELSVFADESQDNENLTLYLIIALSTVSSLFLLLISAVFYFKLCRRGYVYRSPSASLPVFPTTYCPPSFTDFSRCGTLLKDERYDSFLTTGSWRGDFRFGSNTDTDTLKKRSAAYQKNTLRRASTDRASLKVRAGAPHPCYVVT; from the exons ATGCGT GATTTAGGTATAATGTCGACAGTAGACCTGAATCTAAAAACATGCTTTATAATGCATCGGCGAATACAATTAAAATGGGTGATGCATTtagtgtttttcatctttttggaGGTTTCTTATGGAGAGGTACGTTATGTCCTTCCAGAGGAGATGCAGCAAGGGTCTGTTATCGGAAATATTGCGCGGGATCTGCGGCTGGAAGTGACGGAGCTTGATGCCCGTCGAGCTCGAGTTCTTGCAGAAGGAACTAGCCAGCTGTGTGAACTGGACACCGCGTCAGGCAATCTTCTCATAAGTCAGCGGATAGACCGAGAGGAGCTCTGCGCGCAAGTCTCTACCTGCGTCCTACAGTATCAGCTCTTACTTGAAGAGCCACTCCAAGCATACAGCTTAGTTTTGGATATCACAGATATAAATGACAACAGCCCAGTGTTCGCTGCAGGGGAGATAACATTAGATTTAGTGGAATCCACAATTCTGGGGAGGCGCTTTCCGTTGGAGAGTGCGCATGACCCCGATCTGGGCACCAACTCTCTACGTGAATATAAACTAAGCCCGAATGACCATTTTGCATTGGAAATGAGTACCCAAATAAATGGCAACACTTATCCGGAACTAGTTCTAAAAAAGGCACTGGACCGTGAGGCACAAGCTGAACATGTACTGAAAATCAATGGAATTGACGGGGGGAATCCAGTCAGATCGGGAACTGCTTCTATCCATATCCGTGTTTTGGACGCCAATGACAATGTCCCAGTTTTTAGCCAACGAGTTTACAAAGCCTCTGTGCCAGAGAACTCGGCCATAGGGACTGTCATAGCAACACTGAATGCCACGGATTCAGATGAAGGGGTCTATGGGGAGATAACATTCTCCTTCAGTCACTTGTCAGACAAAATGGGAGGAGTTATGGAAATTGATCCTCTGACTGGACAGGTTCGGGTGGCAGGTCTTATTGACTACGAAGAAGCTAGTACGCACGAGCTAGACGTTCAGGCTAAAGACGGAGGTGGTCAGGCCTCTCACTGTAAACTTATAATTGATGTAATTGACGTAAACGACAATGAACCTGTAATAGAAATAAAGTCAGCCTCTGCTAACGTAGCTGAAGACTCTAAACCAGGAACTATGGTCGCTCTGATTAACATTTATGACCTAGACACTGGAAGCAGTGGGCGCGTCACGTGTACAGTCTCAGACGATGTCCCATTTAGATTTGTGTCCGAGGTCAAAAACTATTACATGTTAGTCACTGATGGACTATTAGACCGAGAACTTCAACCAGAGTATAATATCACAGTTATCGCCAGTGATGCGGGCTCTCCTTCACTTTCCAGTTTGAAAGTTTTAACAATAGTGATCAACGATATAAACGATAACCCCCCGACTTTTGCGCAGAGCCAGTACAATGCGCACATCTTGGAAAACCAACCAGTTGGCACGTTTGTGATGAAAGTAAAAGCGGTTGACACTGACGACGGTTCTAATGCTAAAATAATGTACCAAATATCAAAGGACACGAACTCAGAAGCGTCTTCTTTCCTAACTATCAACTCAGAAACAGGGGAGCTCTTCACATCTCGCCTCTTTGATTATGAACAGTCAGTTCACTTCCAAATTAAGGTCACAGCTCGGGATGGGGGCGATCCTCCACTGTCCTCTACCTGCactataaatgttttcattaaggACCAGAATGACAATTCGCCCGTTGTCCTATATCCTGTCCAAACCTCCGGGTTCATTGCTGAAGATATGGTGCCGGCTGAAGCACCCAGAGGTTACCTAGTTACTAAAGTGGTAGCCGTGGACGCCGACTCTGGCCATAACGCCTGGCTGTCTTACAGAATAATCAGAGCAACGCGACCTAACCTGTTTATAGTGGGTCTGCATACAGGAGAAATCAGAACAGTGCGAGCGTTTGTGGAGGATGAGGAGGCCAAGCAGACTGTTGTCGTTTTAGTAACGGACAACGGGGCCGAACCTCTCTCCGCTACTGCTACAGTCAGCATAGTAATCGGTGACGGGCTGCCAGTTTTAAACgaactgtctgtgtttgcagacGAGTCACAGGACAACGAAAACCTGACGCTGTATTTGATTATCGCTCTGTCAACagtttcctctctcttcctccttctaatcagtgcagtgttttattttaagctCTGCCGGCGTGGTTATGTTTACCGTTCACCCAGCGCGAGTCTCCCTGTTTTCCCCACGACCTATTGCCCACCCAGTTTCACAGATTTTAGCCGCTGCGGTACCCTGCTGAAAGACGAGCGGTATGATTCGTTCTTGACCACCGGGTCGTGGAGAGGCGATTTTCGTTTCGGCTCAAACACCgacactgacacactgaagAAAAGAAGCGCCGCGTATCAAAAAAACACTCTAAGGCGCGCCAGCACAGACAGAGCCAGTCTGAAGGTGAGGGCAGGTGCGCCGCATCCTTGTTACGTGGTCACGTGA